A genomic region of Desulfosarcina ovata subsp. ovata contains the following coding sequences:
- the hisS gene encoding histidine--tRNA ligase, producing MSQTTNQKNIQLIRGFKDILPGETELWQKIERTAISLFEDFGFREIRIPIMEKTELFARSIGEDTDIVEKEMYTFADRRGDMLTLRPEATASICRAYIQHKMAAQDPVRKFYTIGPMFRRERPQKGRYRQFYQIDAEIFGVAAPYADIELIFMLRTLFDRLDVTDTTAHINSLGCPACRPRFKAALAQLLSEAAPKLCSDCNRRKERNPLRVLDCKVPGCREAMAGAPSILDYLCADCRAHFATVTDTLSRLGVPFEIDKQLVRGLDYYTRTAFEIQTGALGAQSAVAGGGRYDGLVESLGGPATPAIGFAIGFDRLAEIIAAGAPVTTRPPDLFIAALGETARQQAFEWSVALGVAGIGVSMVYADKSLKAQMKQANRQNAGRVLIVGESELAAGTVVLRDMASKSQQEIPVKGLIDHLVKALC from the coding sequence ATGAGCCAGACCACCAACCAGAAAAATATCCAGCTGATCAGAGGCTTCAAGGATATCCTGCCCGGTGAAACCGAACTGTGGCAGAAGATTGAACGCACCGCCATATCCCTGTTCGAGGATTTCGGTTTCCGGGAGATCCGCATACCGATCATGGAAAAGACCGAGCTGTTCGCCCGCAGCATCGGCGAAGATACGGACATTGTCGAAAAGGAGATGTACACCTTCGCCGACCGGCGGGGTGACATGCTGACCCTGCGGCCCGAAGCCACGGCATCCATCTGCCGGGCTTACATCCAGCACAAGATGGCCGCCCAGGACCCGGTGCGCAAATTCTATACCATCGGCCCCATGTTCCGCCGGGAAAGGCCCCAGAAAGGCCGCTACCGGCAGTTCTACCAGATCGACGCGGAAATCTTCGGGGTGGCCGCGCCATATGCCGATATCGAGCTGATTTTTATGCTGCGCACCCTTTTCGACCGTTTGGATGTCACCGACACCACGGCGCACATCAACTCCCTGGGCTGCCCGGCCTGCCGGCCCCGTTTCAAGGCGGCCCTGGCTCAGCTGCTGTCGGAGGCGGCCCCCAAACTGTGCAGCGACTGTAATCGCCGCAAGGAGCGCAATCCCCTGCGGGTCTTGGACTGTAAGGTTCCCGGCTGCCGCGAGGCCATGGCCGGAGCCCCCTCCATCCTCGACTACCTGTGCGCGGACTGTCGGGCCCACTTCGCCACCGTCACCGACACGTTGTCACGCCTGGGTGTGCCCTTCGAGATCGACAAACAGCTGGTACGCGGCCTGGATTACTACACCCGCACGGCCTTTGAAATCCAGACCGGCGCCCTGGGCGCCCAGAGTGCCGTGGCCGGCGGCGGCCGTTACGATGGTCTGGTGGAATCGCTGGGCGGTCCGGCAACCCCGGCCATCGGTTTTGCCATCGGCTTTGACCGCCTGGCGGAAATCATCGCCGCCGGCGCACCGGTGACGACGCGTCCACCCGACCTGTTTATCGCCGCCCTGGGGGAAACCGCCCGCCAGCAGGCCTTTGAATGGTCCGTGGCACTGGGGGTGGCCGGCATCGGTGTCAGCATGGTCTATGCGGATAAAAGTCTCAAGGCCCAGATGAAACAGGCCAACCGGCAAAATGCCGGCCGGGTGCTGATCGTGGGCGAAAGCGAGCTGGCCGCCGGCACCGTGGTCCTGCGCGACATGGCGTCCAAAAGCCAGCAGGAGATCCCCGTGA